A genomic window from Actinomycetaceae bacterium MB13-C1-2 includes:
- a CDS encoding AURKAIP1/COX24 domain-containing protein — MGSVVKKRRKRMSKKKHRKMLRKTRHQRRNKK, encoded by the coding sequence ATGGGCTCAGTGGTTAAGAAGCGTCGCAAGCGGATGTCCAAGAAAAAGCACCGCAAGATGCTACGCAAAACCCGTCACCAGCGTCGCAACAAGAAGTGA
- a CDS encoding histidine phosphatase family protein, with amino-acid sequence METTTIHLLRHGEVNNPEGVLYGRLPGYGLTPLGEEMAQVVADFLVDQGSDITHVIASPLLRAQLTATPTALAYDLPVETDPRLVEVGNAFEGQQINKNRLILAYPRNWKLYAHPNRPSWGEPYGQVLSRMSSAISSALEEARGHEALLVSHQSPIVMVQRFLDRKPLSHNPLSRRCSLASLSSLVFEGNTLVGWYYNEPAKELLKRAQDMVPGTSEAEIKK; translated from the coding sequence ATGGAGACGACGACCATTCACCTACTGCGGCACGGCGAAGTAAACAATCCCGAAGGTGTTCTCTACGGTCGATTGCCCGGCTACGGCCTGACCCCACTGGGCGAAGAAATGGCCCAGGTTGTCGCTGACTTCCTAGTTGATCAAGGTAGCGATATTACCCACGTCATCGCTTCCCCTCTGCTTCGTGCACAACTGACTGCAACCCCGACCGCGCTTGCGTATGATCTACCGGTCGAGACAGATCCCCGACTGGTAGAGGTCGGAAATGCCTTTGAGGGCCAGCAGATTAACAAGAATCGGCTGATCCTGGCCTATCCGCGCAACTGGAAGCTATACGCTCATCCGAATCGCCCATCGTGGGGTGAACCTTACGGTCAGGTTCTCAGCCGCATGAGCTCTGCGATCAGTAGCGCACTTGAGGAAGCACGCGGCCACGAAGCTCTGCTGGTTTCCCACCAGTCACCGATCGTCATGGTTCAGAGGTTCCTCGACAGAAAACCGCTCTCGCACAATCCGCTCAGTAGACGGTGCTCGCTCGCATCACTCTCCTCGTTGGTATTCGAGGGAAACACGCTGGTCGGCTGGTACTACAACGAGCCGGCAAAAGAACTTCTGAAGAGGGCTCAGGACATGGTTCCAGGTACCTCGGAAGCAGAGATAAAGAAATAG
- a CDS encoding 1,4-dihydroxy-2-naphthoate polyprenyltransferase: MTTFKDWVEGARLRTLPAAIGPVILGAGAALHLESFSLPRTTLALVTALALQVGVNYSNDYSDGVRGSDADRVGPPRLTGGGLAKPSHVLFAALGCFALAGLSGLALIVVSHLWWLLLLGILAVLAAWFYTGGKKPYGYAGIGLSELLVFIFFGLFATVGTTYVQAYSAPWWLWVAASGIGLASVTLLMVNNVRDMEGDARVGKKTIAVRLGPRAARLSVPTMLGTSSILAGIATLGTGNGPLWSVGVFLVTGLCAATVAAPVMRGSTGGDLLPTLRNAGLYALAYGLVLGAVFAIGASGAL; the protein is encoded by the coding sequence GTGACAACTTTCAAAGACTGGGTAGAAGGGGCCCGCCTTCGTACCCTTCCAGCGGCGATTGGCCCGGTTATTCTAGGGGCAGGAGCCGCCCTCCACCTGGAGAGTTTCTCCCTTCCCAGGACCACACTGGCCCTAGTGACCGCTCTTGCTCTGCAGGTCGGCGTGAACTATTCCAATGACTACTCAGACGGAGTTCGCGGATCGGATGCCGATCGCGTCGGCCCTCCCCGTCTAACCGGTGGAGGACTCGCCAAGCCAAGCCATGTTCTTTTTGCGGCGCTGGGGTGCTTTGCTCTCGCCGGCCTATCGGGGCTTGCCCTCATCGTCGTCTCACACCTGTGGTGGCTACTACTTCTAGGAATACTCGCCGTTCTTGCTGCCTGGTTCTACACCGGCGGTAAGAAGCCCTATGGGTACGCCGGGATTGGGCTCTCCGAACTACTTGTCTTCATTTTCTTCGGACTCTTTGCGACGGTCGGGACAACGTATGTCCAGGCATACTCCGCGCCTTGGTGGCTGTGGGTCGCTGCAAGCGGCATCGGCCTGGCCTCCGTAACGCTTCTTATGGTAAACAACGTCCGAGACATGGAAGGGGACGCAAGGGTTGGTAAGAAGACCATAGCGGTGAGGCTTGGACCGCGCGCTGCCCGGCTCTCTGTTCCAACAATGCTTGGCACATCTTCAATCCTTGCCGGTATCGCAACACTGGGTACAGGAAATGGACCGCTCTGGTCGGTCGGGGTCTTCCTCGTTACCGGGCTGTGCGCGGCGACTGTCGCGGCTCCGGTCATGCGGGGAAGCACCGGAGGCGATCTGCTACCGACACTTCGAAACGCGGGACTTTATGCACTGGCCTACGGACTGGTTCTTGGCGCCGTGTTCGCTATCGGGGCATCGGGCGCTCTATAG
- a CDS encoding 1,4-dihydroxy-2-naphthoyl-CoA synthase produces MSSKTIVSDTFDPSRWEVVPGFDFSDITYHRGISRGKDDGAPEGENLPWVRVAFNRPEVRNAFRPQTVDELLIALEDARTTSDVAAVIITGNGPSPKDGGYAFSSGGDQRVRGKDGYLYSPDPNSKTDKARAGRLHILEVQRLIRFMPKPVVAAVNGWAAGGGHSLAVVCDLAVASKEHAMFMQTDANVGSFDAGYGSALLARQVGDRRAREIFFLARPYTAEQAERWGAINEAVPHNQLEEAAIGYCRTIATKSPQAIRMLKYAFNLADDGLAGQQMFAGEATRLAYMTDEAREGRDAFLEHRDPDWSDFPHHY; encoded by the coding sequence ATGAGTAGCAAGACTATTGTCTCGGACACGTTTGATCCGTCGCGCTGGGAGGTTGTGCCCGGTTTCGACTTCTCAGATATCACTTACCACCGTGGAATCTCCAGGGGCAAGGACGACGGCGCGCCCGAGGGAGAGAACCTCCCATGGGTTCGAGTCGCCTTCAACCGTCCGGAGGTGAGAAACGCATTCCGCCCTCAAACCGTTGACGAACTGTTGATCGCACTCGAAGACGCACGCACCACCAGCGATGTTGCCGCAGTGATAATCACCGGGAACGGGCCGAGTCCCAAGGACGGCGGTTATGCGTTCAGTTCAGGGGGCGACCAGCGAGTTCGCGGCAAAGATGGATATCTGTATTCCCCGGATCCAAACTCCAAGACAGACAAGGCCCGCGCCGGTCGACTGCATATCCTCGAAGTCCAACGCCTGATCCGCTTCATGCCCAAGCCCGTCGTTGCAGCCGTGAACGGCTGGGCCGCTGGCGGCGGTCACTCGCTAGCGGTTGTCTGCGACCTTGCGGTGGCCTCGAAAGAACATGCAATGTTCATGCAAACAGATGCAAATGTGGGGTCGTTCGATGCGGGATACGGCTCTGCGCTCTTGGCCCGACAGGTCGGCGATCGACGGGCCAGAGAAATCTTCTTCCTGGCCAGACCGTATACCGCAGAGCAGGCAGAGCGCTGGGGAGCGATAAACGAGGCGGTTCCTCATAATCAACTTGAGGAAGCCGCTATCGGCTATTGCCGCACCATTGCGACGAAATCTCCACAGGCGATTCGAATGTTGAAGTATGCCTTCAATCTGGCCGATGACGGACTAGCCGGCCAGCAGATGTTCGCTGGCGAAGCGACGCGCCTCGCGTACATGACCGACGAAGCACGCGAGGGGCGGGACGCGTTTCTAGAGCACCGTGATCCGGACTGGTCAGATTTCCCGCATCACTACTAG
- a CDS encoding copper homeostasis protein CutC, producing MVTGSVSIELCVETSEGVRLARDSGADRAEIGRDLHTGGLTPSLEVVLEALRYAPKGGLRVLVRENPTSFELTDEQVRAQTRYIERLGAAITAAGPEVGFVVGALKNGRVNTAAARDWRRAAGHRYLVFHRAFDEVSDQSAALLELIDLGYDAVLTTGGSKGTADPVGLAHLREVADGRITIIGSGGIRRHNAADVVARGKLTDVHFRVPDGEVPLDEVRAVVGIIRALFAHPSGAPYA from the coding sequence GTGGTCACCGGTTCAGTTTCCATTGAGTTGTGCGTTGAAACCAGTGAGGGTGTGCGTCTGGCCCGAGACAGCGGAGCCGACCGGGCAGAAATCGGTCGAGACCTACACACCGGTGGTCTAACCCCGAGCCTGGAGGTTGTACTCGAAGCCCTGAGGTATGCGCCAAAAGGAGGGTTGCGTGTCCTGGTACGCGAAAATCCAACGTCGTTTGAACTCACCGATGAGCAGGTTCGGGCGCAGACACGCTACATAGAGCGTCTCGGCGCCGCCATCACCGCTGCGGGTCCAGAGGTGGGTTTTGTGGTTGGAGCGCTGAAGAATGGGCGAGTGAACACGGCTGCTGCTAGGGATTGGCGGCGTGCGGCCGGACATCGTTACCTGGTCTTCCACCGAGCTTTTGATGAGGTAAGTGACCAGAGCGCGGCTCTTTTGGAACTGATTGACCTGGGTTATGACGCGGTCCTTACAACCGGTGGTTCAAAGGGGACGGCTGATCCGGTTGGTCTTGCGCACCTGCGGGAAGTAGCGGACGGACGAATAACTATCATCGGCTCGGGCGGGATCCGTCGACACAATGCTGCCGACGTTGTGGCTCGAGGGAAGCTCACCGACGTTCACTTCCGTGTTCCGGACGGGGAAGTTCCACTGGACGAGGTTCGGGCAGTCGTCGGAATTATCCGAGCACTGTTCGCCCATCCCTCGGGCGCCCCATATGCGTAG
- a CDS encoding helix-turn-helix domain-containing protein gives MNAQGAPSFLTVSEVAELMRVSKMTVYRLIHAGELPAIRVGKSFRVPQSALSALLDSSWSDGDQLSANG, from the coding sequence ATGAACGCTCAAGGCGCGCCAAGCTTCCTGACTGTCTCTGAGGTGGCCGAACTCATGCGGGTCTCGAAAATGACCGTATATCGGCTTATCCACGCGGGTGAGCTACCCGCGATCAGGGTCGGGAAGAGCTTTCGTGTACCTCAGAGCGCGCTGAGTGCACTGCTCGATTCATCCTGGTCTGACGGCGATCAACTGAGTGCAAACGGTTGA
- a CDS encoding aspartate kinase, whose protein sequence is MSRLIVAKFGGSSLSNAEHFRSVKEIIESDPSRRYVVPSAPGKRTSDDHKVTDLLLMCHQLAEHNIDPGEVYALVIERYASIRDELGLSVRIEDDLDEIRARIAAGASVDYVASRGEYLNGKLLAEYLGFQFVDAADVIRFSNAGEYEQKRTMKILRSRLEELPQAVIPGFYGADDSGEIHTFSRGGSDVTGAIVARGVRADLYENWTDVSGFLQVDPRIVPEAKPIEVVTYKELRELSYMGASVLHEEAIFPVREKGIPIQIRNTDRSEDAGTLIVADDARRQFVTVTGIAGMRDFTVITLDKTLMNEEEGFLRKLVSVFETNGVSILHVPSGIDTVSAIVRSEAIRFNLSKILAELRIYCQPDSISVSPGMSLIAIVGRGMIQSPGIAARIFSSLAEAGVNIRMISQGASELSIIVGVEDSRFEDAVRALHGTLETVRG, encoded by the coding sequence ATGTCCCGGCTAATCGTCGCGAAGTTCGGAGGGAGCTCTCTCTCAAACGCCGAGCATTTCCGCAGCGTCAAAGAGATTATTGAGTCTGATCCCTCTCGCCGCTACGTGGTTCCCTCGGCACCGGGTAAGCGAACTTCCGACGATCACAAGGTCACAGACCTACTGCTGATGTGTCACCAGTTGGCAGAGCACAACATCGATCCAGGCGAGGTTTACGCCCTGGTGATCGAGCGGTACGCCTCGATACGCGACGAACTCGGACTGTCTGTCAGAATCGAAGATGATCTCGATGAAATTCGTGCACGCATTGCTGCAGGAGCAAGCGTCGACTACGTTGCTAGTCGCGGCGAGTACCTAAACGGAAAACTGCTTGCCGAATATCTGGGATTCCAGTTCGTTGATGCGGCCGACGTGATTCGCTTCAGCAACGCCGGGGAGTACGAACAGAAGAGAACGATGAAGATTCTGCGCAGCAGGCTTGAGGAGCTGCCGCAAGCTGTCATCCCAGGTTTCTACGGAGCCGATGACAGCGGCGAGATACACACCTTCTCGCGCGGAGGCTCTGATGTTACGGGGGCCATCGTGGCCCGTGGCGTGCGGGCGGATCTGTACGAGAACTGGACCGATGTATCTGGGTTCCTCCAGGTTGATCCGCGAATCGTCCCAGAAGCAAAGCCCATTGAGGTGGTTACGTACAAGGAACTGCGCGAGCTGTCGTACATGGGAGCTTCGGTTCTTCACGAGGAGGCGATTTTTCCGGTTCGCGAAAAGGGCATTCCGATTCAGATCAGAAACACTGACCGCAGTGAGGACGCGGGAACGCTCATCGTTGCGGATGACGCACGGCGACAGTTCGTCACGGTCACCGGAATTGCCGGGATGCGAGACTTCACGGTCATTACCCTCGACAAGACTCTGATGAACGAGGAAGAAGGCTTCTTGCGAAAGCTGGTTTCTGTCTTCGAAACTAACGGCGTCTCGATCCTCCATGTTCCTTCTGGAATCGACACGGTTTCAGCGATTGTTCGTAGCGAGGCAATCCGATTCAATCTGAGCAAGATTCTGGCGGAGTTACGGATTTACTGTCAGCCCGATTCAATCAGTGTCTCGCCCGGAATGTCTCTGATCGCGATCGTCGGTCGAGGTATGATCCAAAGTCCTGGCATCGCGGCGCGAATCTTCTCTTCGCTCGCCGAAGCGGGAGTGAATATTCGGATGATCTCCCAAGGTGCTTCCGAGTTGAGCATCATTGTCGGCGTTGAGGACTCAAGGTTCGAAGATGCCGTGCGGGCTCTGCACGGGACGCTAGAGACCGTGCGAGGATAG
- a CDS encoding AMP-binding protein — protein sequence MQTEEKNSTPETYFLSAPREQSHLDEFISALQRWQSGQMPGYLVIVPEDADEEPVRELIRQLPVSPADAHLVLPTSGSTGLAPTLVVLSQRALGASARATEAALEGPGMWVLSLPLQHIAGIQVVLRSLTSGRAPLVTDTWPKFSPDSLARAVNRCENSVPLYTSLVSPQLVSLLQNSHATRECRRFSTILLGGGRIDVDLLARARDAGLNVTTTYGMTETCGGCVYNGIPLENTQIAIEEDTERVLIASDALMDDYLRSPSFETETHWVERAAIKYFRTPDVGTIDAEGRLRITGRTDDIVNSGGVKVVLGPIQDALSNIPGVHDCAICAIDDPVWGQTVAALVVQREQGRDPLALRNSVAETLGTPYAPRVIVYADTIPRTALGKVRTTEVKAAVEDAIRSGSAWKR from the coding sequence GTGCAGACAGAGGAAAAGAACTCAACTCCCGAGACATATTTTCTTTCGGCCCCCCGCGAACAGAGTCACCTAGACGAGTTCATAAGCGCGCTGCAGAGGTGGCAAAGTGGTCAAATGCCCGGCTACCTGGTGATCGTCCCAGAAGACGCCGATGAGGAACCGGTTAGGGAACTAATCCGGCAACTTCCCGTTTCGCCGGCCGATGCTCATCTGGTGCTTCCGACCTCGGGGTCGACCGGTCTCGCACCCACCCTGGTGGTTCTTTCACAGCGGGCCCTGGGCGCCTCGGCCCGTGCCACCGAGGCGGCACTCGAAGGGCCCGGCATGTGGGTTCTTTCTCTTCCACTGCAGCACATCGCCGGGATTCAAGTGGTGCTGCGCTCCCTGACGTCCGGACGCGCGCCATTGGTCACCGATACGTGGCCCAAGTTCTCTCCTGACTCGCTGGCACGAGCCGTAAATCGATGTGAAAACTCGGTACCGCTCTACACATCGCTGGTCTCACCACAGCTTGTTTCGTTGCTTCAGAACTCTCACGCAACAAGGGAGTGCCGACGCTTCAGCACCATTCTTCTGGGCGGAGGGCGAATTGACGTTGATCTTCTCGCCCGGGCGCGCGACGCTGGGCTGAACGTAACCACCACCTATGGGATGACCGAGACCTGTGGTGGTTGCGTCTACAACGGCATCCCGCTTGAGAACACTCAAATTGCCATAGAGGAGGACACCGAACGGGTCCTAATTGCGTCGGATGCTCTCATGGACGACTACCTCAGATCGCCCTCGTTCGAGACGGAAACGCACTGGGTTGAACGCGCCGCTATCAAATACTTCCGGACGCCCGATGTCGGCACTATCGACGCCGAGGGGAGGCTGCGCATAACCGGCAGAACTGATGACATCGTCAACAGCGGCGGAGTAAAGGTCGTGCTTGGTCCGATCCAGGATGCGCTTTCGAACATCCCCGGGGTTCACGACTGCGCGATCTGTGCGATTGACGATCCAGTCTGGGGGCAGACTGTCGCTGCGTTAGTGGTACAGCGTGAACAAGGTCGTGATCCCCTGGCGCTACGCAACTCAGTGGCCGAAACGCTGGGGACCCCTTATGCTCCCCGCGTGATCGTCTACGCGGACACCATTCCTCGAACCGCTCTTGGGAAGGTTCGAACCACAGAGGTTAAGGCCGCAGTCGAAGACGCGATTAGGTCCGGCTCAGCCTGGAAGCGTTGA
- the argF gene encoding ornithine carbamoyltransferase yields the protein MTNIEHFLVPGANLLRELDETDEQWRNLIELAAILKREKKDGTETKYMSGRNIALIFAKTSTRTRCAFEVAAADQGAMTTYLDPTGSQLGHKESVSDTAKVLGRFYDGIEYRGDSQEAVEILARDSGVPVWNGLTDIWHPTQMLADSLTMLEHSNGRDFADISYAYVGDARFNMGRSLLINGAMLGSDVRIVAPKELQPSEDVIAEAASRAEKSGARITVTDDLDAIEGVQFVHTDIWVSMGEPMDVWQERIRILLPYRVTEELMAKAGPQARFMHCLPSFHDLNTTVGKQIYNEFGLDGIEVTGEVFEGPRNIAFDQAENRMHTIKAVMVRSLGRA from the coding sequence ATGACGAACATTGAACACTTCCTGGTGCCCGGCGCGAACCTTCTGCGCGAACTTGATGAGACCGATGAGCAGTGGAGAAACCTTATTGAGTTGGCTGCGATCTTGAAGCGGGAAAAGAAGGACGGTACCGAAACCAAGTACATGTCCGGCAGGAACATTGCTTTGATCTTCGCCAAGACATCGACTCGAACTAGATGTGCGTTCGAGGTGGCTGCTGCCGACCAGGGGGCGATGACCACCTATCTTGATCCAACTGGATCCCAACTGGGTCACAAGGAATCCGTCTCCGACACGGCGAAGGTACTGGGTCGTTTTTATGACGGAATCGAGTATCGCGGCGACAGCCAGGAAGCCGTCGAAATCCTCGCGCGCGATTCAGGCGTCCCAGTGTGGAACGGACTAACCGACATCTGGCACCCAACCCAGATGCTGGCCGACTCCCTGACAATGTTGGAGCACAGCAACGGACGCGATTTCGCCGACATCTCGTACGCGTACGTTGGGGATGCTCGATTCAATATGGGGCGCTCTCTGCTAATCAATGGGGCAATGCTCGGTAGTGACGTTCGTATCGTCGCACCGAAAGAGCTACAGCCGTCCGAGGACGTAATCGCCGAAGCAGCGTCGCGCGCGGAGAAGTCCGGGGCTCGGATCACGGTCACGGACGATTTGGACGCTATCGAGGGGGTGCAGTTCGTCCACACGGACATCTGGGTCTCTATGGGAGAACCAATGGATGTGTGGCAGGAACGGATCAGGATTCTCCTGCCTTACCGGGTCACCGAAGAACTGATGGCAAAGGCCGGACCTCAGGCAAGGTTTATGCATTGTCTTCCTTCGTTCCATGACCTAAACACCACCGTTGGCAAGCAGATCTATAACGAGTTTGGGTTGGACGGCATCGAAGTTACCGGTGAGGTGTTCGAGGGGCCGCGAAACATTGCTTTCGATCAAGCTGAGAACCGAATGCATACCATCAAGGCCGTGATGGTCCGTTCGCTCGGAAGGGCGTAA
- a CDS encoding PLD nuclease N-terminal domain-containing protein, which yields MARLLLVLLAIALTVFAVADWATRSSEWTPGRVNRWLWLAVIVLLPVIGPLVWIIIGLVTRAEADRMPASSAPVNLPPDDNPEAISDVANRIVRRQKRTKPEPPPHIRDTVTDEEHSEDESDADKES from the coding sequence ATGGCACGCCTGTTACTAGTCCTCTTGGCCATCGCGCTGACCGTCTTCGCGGTTGCGGACTGGGCGACGCGCTCTAGCGAATGGACACCCGGACGAGTAAACCGTTGGCTGTGGCTTGCCGTCATCGTTCTACTACCCGTAATCGGCCCACTGGTTTGGATCATTATTGGACTGGTAACTCGCGCCGAAGCAGACAGGATGCCGGCGAGTTCCGCCCCGGTCAATCTGCCACCTGATGACAATCCTGAAGCCATTTCAGATGTGGCGAATAGGATCGTGCGACGCCAGAAGCGTACGAAACCTGAGCCGCCCCCGCACATTCGGGACACCGTGACCGACGAGGAACACTCAGAAGACGAGTCTGACGCCGACAAAGAAAGCTAG
- a CDS encoding potassium transporter TrkG, translating into MNPASLRPGAARNLTRVQSVGMWLNSVTFRYPARLTMVIFLILILLTTGALMLPGASRTPGSTDLVDAFFTAVSAVCVTGLTVVDTSLHWTFFGQTIIATGIALGGLGVMTMASLLALVVSRRLGLTQKLLSVQDTRGRLSDTGTLVIGVIVTTLVAELVLFLVILPSFLETGHDPASATWHALFIAISSFNNAGFVSMHEGLDAYVGNWFVLVPIMLAAAVGAVGFPVITDLRRNWRKPSGWSLHTKMTLTTYFALAVVTGVIVAALEWNNSQTLGALPVSDRALNSFVLAITPRSPGMTAINVGEMTQASWLLTDISMFIGGGSGSHAGGIKVTTFAVVMMAAWAEATGRKDIEAFHRRIPHETLRQAVAVLLAAVTLVLVVAAALLIITPFTLDQVLFEVISAFGTVGLSTGITPHLPAAGKVLLSFLMVVGRVGPMTMATALALRQENRVVRMPSERPIVG; encoded by the coding sequence GTGAATCCGGCGAGCTTGCGCCCGGGAGCAGCACGAAACCTAACAAGAGTCCAGTCGGTCGGAATGTGGCTAAACTCCGTAACTTTCCGCTATCCGGCCCGTTTGACCATGGTGATCTTCCTCATCCTCATCCTACTGACCACCGGGGCACTGATGCTGCCTGGCGCTTCAAGGACCCCGGGAAGTACCGATCTGGTCGACGCTTTCTTTACTGCGGTATCAGCAGTATGCGTAACCGGGCTGACCGTCGTTGATACCTCATTGCATTGGACATTCTTCGGCCAGACCATCATCGCCACCGGAATTGCGCTCGGTGGCCTGGGAGTCATGACGATGGCATCGCTGCTGGCCCTGGTGGTTTCGAGGCGTCTTGGTCTAACGCAGAAACTACTAAGCGTCCAGGACACGAGAGGTCGGCTGTCGGACACGGGAACACTGGTGATTGGGGTAATCGTAACCACACTGGTCGCCGAGTTGGTCTTATTCCTTGTCATCCTGCCCTCGTTCTTAGAAACAGGACATGACCCCGCAAGTGCCACGTGGCACGCACTGTTTATTGCCATATCCTCGTTCAACAACGCCGGATTCGTCTCGATGCACGAGGGACTGGACGCCTACGTCGGTAACTGGTTTGTTCTGGTCCCGATAATGCTCGCAGCGGCTGTCGGAGCAGTTGGGTTTCCTGTGATCACCGATCTGCGTCGAAACTGGAGAAAGCCGTCCGGGTGGTCCCTTCACACGAAGATGACTCTGACGACCTACTTTGCGCTGGCGGTCGTCACCGGAGTAATTGTTGCCGCTCTAGAGTGGAACAACTCCCAGACCCTCGGAGCACTCCCCGTATCAGACCGCGCCCTCAACTCTTTCGTTTTGGCGATAACTCCGAGGTCTCCAGGAATGACGGCGATCAACGTGGGCGAAATGACGCAGGCCTCGTGGTTACTAACCGATATTTCCATGTTCATCGGAGGCGGGTCCGGGTCACATGCTGGCGGCATCAAAGTCACGACATTCGCCGTAGTGATGATGGCAGCCTGGGCCGAGGCAACGGGTCGTAAGGATATCGAGGCTTTCCATCGCCGCATTCCTCACGAGACCCTGCGTCAAGCGGTAGCTGTCTTACTGGCGGCGGTTACTCTGGTCTTGGTCGTAGCAGCGGCGCTGTTGATCATCACGCCCTTCACCTTGGACCAGGTGTTGTTCGAAGTGATCTCGGCCTTCGGAACAGTCGGTCTAAGCACTGGAATTACGCCACATCTACCCGCGGCGGGGAAAGTTCTGCTGTCATTCCTAATGGTCGTCGGAAGGGTCGGTCCCATGACCATGGCCACCGCGCTTGCCCTACGCCAAGAAAACAGGGTGGTACGAATGCCAAGTGAACGCCCGATTGTGGGCTAG
- a CDS encoding L,D-transpeptidase family protein: MKNLFASTKSKVIAGVVALFVLLGGVVAGTLAYFGAHALPGSTIAGHDVGGQSREQVMDTLQGLIDQQKVEIEGPNGDVTPVDFEQAGVLVDVDATVDQVFHNNEGFADRVRGLFGSNDVEPVVVADQAKLESYADSIEFSGESEPVDAAVHFDNDSKMFVVSASSEGNVVDANALGEELLAAASTLGDATVTATSSLVEPTLTTEIAQTAAEKANQWTQMSVKVTDAELWTEWPEPEDIASWIKFEPEDGTLEPVVDKAEVTKWVNKLADATKAEPVPGVQNVNSDGKVLAVANEGQQGREVNNVDKITVGILDAFKTETPYTADFEYTLTEPTFEQRLIAPGAESLSYQAAPGERWIDISLSTYTVTAYEGATPVMQIPTAHGAPTTPTLPGSFAIYAKIPLQDMRGTNPDGSKYLTKDVPWVLYYDGNYAVHGAPWRSAFGFEPGEGGSHGCVNIPAMQAKELYDWASIGNKVVVHY; encoded by the coding sequence ATGAAGAATCTGTTTGCGTCGACTAAAAGCAAGGTCATTGCCGGGGTAGTGGCTCTATTTGTGTTGCTCGGCGGTGTCGTAGCCGGTACTCTCGCGTACTTCGGTGCGCATGCTCTCCCCGGATCAACGATCGCTGGGCACGATGTCGGTGGACAAAGTCGCGAGCAGGTCATGGACACGCTGCAGGGGCTGATAGATCAACAGAAGGTAGAGATCGAGGGACCAAATGGGGACGTGACCCCGGTTGACTTCGAGCAAGCGGGGGTATTGGTTGATGTCGACGCTACCGTCGACCAGGTATTCCACAACAATGAAGGATTCGCTGATCGAGTTCGTGGACTCTTCGGTAGCAACGACGTAGAGCCGGTAGTCGTCGCGGACCAAGCAAAGCTCGAAAGCTACGCTGACTCCATCGAGTTCTCGGGCGAGTCTGAACCGGTTGATGCAGCCGTGCACTTTGACAACGATTCAAAGATGTTTGTCGTCAGTGCCTCCTCGGAGGGCAACGTCGTTGATGCGAACGCGCTCGGAGAAGAACTGCTCGCCGCGGCATCGACTCTTGGCGATGCGACTGTCACCGCAACTTCTTCGCTGGTAGAGCCGACTCTGACGACCGAGATTGCTCAGACGGCGGCTGAAAAGGCTAATCAGTGGACTCAGATGTCGGTCAAAGTCACTGATGCGGAACTCTGGACTGAATGGCCTGAGCCAGAAGACATCGCTTCCTGGATCAAGTTTGAGCCCGAGGACGGAACGCTTGAGCCGGTGGTTGATAAGGCCGAGGTGACCAAGTGGGTGAACAAGCTCGCTGATGCGACCAAGGCTGAGCCTGTTCCAGGAGTTCAGAACGTCAACTCTGATGGGAAAGTCCTCGCTGTCGCCAATGAGGGTCAGCAGGGACGCGAGGTGAACAACGTCGACAAGATTACGGTGGGAATACTCGACGCCTTCAAGACTGAGACGCCGTATACAGCTGATTTTGAGTACACGCTTACCGAGCCGACTTTCGAACAAAGGCTAATCGCCCCCGGCGCTGAGAGTCTGTCATACCAGGCCGCGCCCGGCGAACGTTGGATTGATATCAGCCTCTCAACTTACACAGTTACCGCGTACGAGGGTGCCACTCCCGTGATGCAGATTCCGACTGCTCACGGAGCGCCAACGACGCCAACACTTCCCGGTAGTTTCGCGATCTATGCGAAGATTCCGCTCCAGGACATGAGGGGAACCAACCCGGACGGGTCAAAGTATCTGACCAAGGACGTTCCCTGGGTTCTGTACTACGACGGGAACTACGCGGTTCACGGAGCGCCGTGGCGCAGCGCATTTGGATTCGAGCCCGGTGAGGGTGGATCTCACGGTTGCGTGAACATTCCTGCAATGCAGGCCAAGGAACTATATGACTGGGCCAGCATAGGTAACAAGGTCGTCGTTCACTACTAG